A segment of the Candidatus Acidiferrales bacterium genome:
GAAAACACTCGCGCCAAGGCCCTCGGCCAGGAAGTCATGCTCTCGCTCACGCCCGACCAGCAGATGCTGAAGATTGTCCGGGATGAACTCATCGCCTTGCTCGGGAGCGAGACCCCGCCGGTCAAGTTTGCCTCAAGACCTCCGTCGGTTTTCATGCTTGTCGGCCTGCAGGGCTCGGGAAAGACGACCACCGC
Coding sequences within it:
- a CDS encoding signal recognition particle receptor subunit alpha gives rise to the protein MRPGALKGAMFDTLTEKLQRVFKNLRGEGKLTEANVAEAMQQIRMALLEGDVHFQVVKTLLENTRAKALGQEVMLSLTPDQQMLKIVRDELIALLGSETPPVKFASRPPSVFMLVGLQGSGKTTTA